The Chloroflexota bacterium DNA segment GTAGCGCCGTCGTCGGGCTTGCGCTGCGCGGGCAAGTTGTGCTACACTTCGCATGACCTGAGACGCAGCACCAGCGCATCGCGGAGGCCGTTATGCTGGCAAAAGTGCACAGTTGCGCGGTCGTGGGGCTTGACGGGGCGGTGGTGGAGGTGGAGGTGGACATCTCCGGCGGCCTCCCATCGCAGACCATCGTGGGCCTTCCGGACGCCGCCGTGCAGGAATCCAAGGAGCGCGTGCGGGCCGCCATCCGCAATTCGGGCTTCGTGTTCCCGGGTACGCGCCTGACGGTGAACCTGGCCCCCGCCGACATCCGCAAGGAAGGTCCCGCCTACGACCTGCCCATCGCGGTGGGCGTCCTCATCGCCACCGAGCAGATGCCGCCGATCCCCGCCGATACGCTCCTCCTGGGCGAACTGTCGCTGGAGGGGACGGTGCGCCACACCAACGGCGTGCTGCCCATCGCCAGCCAGGCGCGGCAACTGGGGTTCTCCACGCTTCTGGTGCCGGAGGCCGACGCGCCCGAGGCCGCCCTCGTCCCCGACATCACGGTGATCCCCGTGCACGATCTGGTCTCGCTGGTCAAGCATTTCCTGGGGCTGGCGCCGATCCCGCCGTTTCCGCACCACGTGCCGAACATAGACACCGACGACCTGCCCACCTACTGCGTGGACTTCTCGGAGATCAAGGGGCAGGAGCACGCCAAGCGGGCCGTTGAGGTGGCGGCGGCAGGGGGGCACAACGTCCTCATGGTTGGCCCTCCCGGCGCCGGCAAGACGCTCCTGGCCCGCGCCCTGCCCGCCATCCTGCCCAAGATGACCATAGACGAGGCCCTGGACGCCACGCGCATCTACAGTGTGGCCGATTGCCTCCCGCCGGACGTGCCTCTGATTCGGCATCGCCCGTTCCGCGCGCCCCACCACACCATCAGCCATGCGGGGCTTGTGGGCGGCGGGCGCTGGCCGCGGCCCGGCGAAATCTCGCTGGCCCATCGCGGCGTCCTGTTCCTGGACGAACTCCCGGAATTCGGCCAGCGCACGCTGGAGGTGCTGCGCCAACCCCTGGAGGACAAGATCGTAACCATCGCCCGCGCCCAGGGCAGCCTCACCTTCCCGGCCAACTTCATGCTAGTCGCGGCCATGAACCCGTGCCCATGCGGCTACTACGGCGACCCGGTGCGCGAATGCACCTGCTCCATGAGCACCATCAGCCGCTACCAGAAGCGCATCTCGGGGCCGCTCTTGGATCGCATAGACATCCACGTGGAAGTGCCGCGCGTGGACTACGAGAAACTTTCCGACGACCGGCGCGGCGAACCCTCGGCCGTCATCCGCCGGAGGGTGCAGGCCGCCCGCGACCGCCAGCAGCAGCGCTTCGCGGGAACCGCCCTCACCTGCAACGCCGACATGGGCCCCGCCGAGGTGCGCGAGTTCTGCAAGATTGACGACAACGGCAAGAGCCTAATGAAGTCGGCCATGCACCAGTTGCAACTCAGCGCCCGCGCCTACCACCGCATCCTCAAACTGGCGCGTACCATCGCCGACCTGGAAGGCAGCGCCGACATCCAACTCCACCACATTGCCGAGGCGCTCCAGTACCGGCCGCGCAAGATCGTCTAGCGAGACGGAATCCCTATCACCACGAGGCACCATGGACATCCTCTACCTTTCGCCGCACCTGGACGACGCCGCACTGTCGTGTGGGGGACTCATCCACCAGCAGACCCGCGCGGGGCTGGCGGTGGGCGTGCTGACCATCTTCGCGGGTAGCGCGCAGACCGACGTGCGTTCGCCGTTCGCGCAGGCCCTGGAGGCCCGCTGGGGCGCACAAGGCGACGCCATCGCCATGCGCCGCCGCGAGGACGAGGAGGCCCTCGCCGTGCTGGGCGCGCAACCCATCCATTGGCCCTACGAGGACGCTATCTACCGCCTGCACCCGCGCACGGGCGAACCGGTATACCCCGATCGCGAGGCCATCTTCGGCGACGTGAGCGCCCACGACCCCGTCAAGGCGCGGACGCTCGCGTCCGAGGTACGGCGACTGTGGCGCAAATCGGGCCGCCCTCGGTTGTACGCCATGCTCGCCGCCGGGCAGCACGTGGATCACCAGGTCGTCCAGCGGGCCGTGCTGCACCTGGTGGAGCGCGACGGCCTGGAAATCGCCTGGTACGAGGACTACCCCTACGCCGAAGACCAGGACGCCGTGCGCCAGGCTGTGGCCCGATCGCCGTTGGCCGCATTGCAACCGCAGTCGGCGCACCTGACAGAGGAAGACCTGACCGCCAAACTGGACGCCATCGCCTGCTACCGGTCGCAGATTCCCATCTTCTGGCAGGACGAGGCCGACATGCGCCGACGCGTCAGGGAACATGCGCTGCGAATAGGCAGAGGTGTCCCCGCCGAACAGTACTGGGTGCGTGGCGGCAATTGTATCCACGAATAACACGAATCTACACGAATGGAGAATAGACCCCAAGGGGCTTGGAGACACTTGGGGTCTCACGCCGTCGTTGCGGGCGCCGGCAAGATCCGGAATCGTATCTCTCGGCGTGGCAATTTGGCAACCACCGCGAACCCGTGTATAATAGCGCCAGAGAGAACGGTGTGCCTCGGCAATCGTCTCTCGGTTTTTGTTACAGGTGTGGAAAATGCGTTCTGGCTACGCCCCCAAGAGAAAAGGGCGACAGACGCTTTTTCTATTTGCCTCAGAAAGTCCAAAAACACTCTTCGCGAGGATTGAGAGGGCCGATGTCACAGAAACCGGTTTTCCTGACCCCTGATGGACTTCGCAAACTGCAAGAGGAACTGGAGTACTACAAGAACGTCCGCCGCCCCGAAGTCGCCACCCGCATCCACTCCGCAAAAGAGGAAGGCGACGTTACCGAGAACGCCGAGTACGACGACGCCAAGAACGAGCAGGCTTTCATAGAAGGCCGCATCCTGACGCTGGAACAGATCCTGAACAACTACGTGCTGATAGAAGAGGGCGGCACGTCCGACCGCGTTACGTTAGGGTCAAAGGTAACCATCGCAGAAGACGGCGAGCCGCCGGAGACGTTCCAAATCGTCGGGTCTGCCGAGGCCGACCCTGCCAGCGGCCGCATCTCCAACGAGTCGCCGCTGGGCAAGGCGCTGCTCATGCGCGGGGTGGGCGAGACCGTGCAGGTGCAGACCCCGGGCGGCGTGCGCCGCATCCGCATCATCGCCCTGGAATAGCCGCACAACGGCGGAAGGGCCAACATGACCGAACGACTCACCGATCAGGAACAGTACCGACGGGAAAAACTGGCCAAGTTGCGCGAGAAGGGCGTAGATCCCTATCCCCCTCGCGTGGCGCGAACCCACACGGCGGAAGAAGCCAAGCGCGCCTTTGAGGCCGCGCCCGAAGGCGCCGAAGTGCGCGTAACCGTGGCGGGGCGCATTCTGACCGTGCGCGAGATGGGCAAGTCCACCTTCGCGCACATAGAGGACGGCTCCGGCCGGATTCAGATTTACCTGCGGGTGGATCGCCTGGGCGAAGAAGCCTACGACGACTTCCGCAGACTGTTTGACATCGGGGATTTCGTCTCGGTGGCGGGCGTCGTGTTTCGCACGCGCACCGGCGAGATCACCGTCCTGGCCGACTCTATCACGCTGGCCGCCAAGACGCTGCGCCCCCTGCCCGACAAGTGGCACGGGCTGAAGGATACCGAACTGCGGCACCGGCAGCGGTACCTGGATTTGCTGGCCAACCCCGAAGTGCGGGACATCTTCCGGATTCGGGCGCGGGCCGTTGCGGCGCTGCGCCGATTCCTGGACGAGCGCGGGTTCCTGGAAGTGGAGACGCCCATCCTGCAGCCCATCTACGGCGGGGCGGCCGCCCGCCCCTTCATCACGCATCACAATCAACTGGACCAGGACCTCTACCTGCGCATCTCGTTTGAGTTGTACCTCAAGCGGCTCATCGTCGGCGGCTACGAGCGGGTGTACGAAATCGGCCGCGACTTCCGCAACGAGGGCATCTCCTTCAAGCACAATCCCGAGTTCACGCAGTTGGAGTTCTACCAGGCCTACGCCGACTACAACGACGTCATGCGCACGGCCGAGGAGATGGTCGCCTTCACCGCCCGCGAGGTGCTGGGCACCACCAAGATCACGTACCAGGGACACGAGATTGACCTCACGCCGCCCTGGCGCAGAATCCCGCTCCGCGATGCCATCCGCGAGGCAACCGGTGTGGACTACGAGAAATACCCCGACGCCGAGAGCCTGTTCAAGGCCATCGTCGCCAAGGGGTTGGACGTGGAGGCCAAGTCCAGCCGCGGCAAACTGATTGACTCGCTCCTCGGCTCCTACGTGGAACCCAACCTGATTCAGCCCACGTTCCTAATAGACTACCCGATAGACGTGTCGCCGCTGGCCAAGAAGAAGCCCGGCTCCGAGACCACCGTGGAGCGGTTTGAGGGATTCGTGGCCGGTATGGAGATTTGCAACGCCTTCTCGGAACTCAACGACCCGCTGGACCAGCGCGAGCGGTTCCTGGCCCAGGCGCGGGATTTCGCCGCCGGAGATGAGGAGGCGCACCAGATGGACGAGGACTTCATCACCGCGCTGAGTTACGGCATGCCGCCCACCGGCGGTTTCGGCATGGGGATTGACCGCCTGACGATGCTGCTGGCGGATCAGCCGAACATACGCGAGGTCATCCTGTTCCCGCACATGCGACCTCGCGACAGGGAGAATGCGTGAGCCACCCGCTGCACGTTGCCATCCTGTGGCACATGCACCAACCGGACTACCTGGACCCGCGCACGGGAGAGTACGCGCTCCCATGGGTGCGCCTGCATGCGGTCAAGGACTACCTCCGCATGGCCGAACTCCAGGCGCAGTATCCCCAAGTCCACGCCACCGTCAACTTCGTCCCCTCGCTCCTGGCGCAGATTGAAGCCTACGCCGAGGGCGCCGCGCAGGATCGCGCTCTAAAACTCAGCACCCAGACGGCGTGGTCCAGGGAAGACAAAGCCTACATCCTGTCGCTCTTCTTCTGCGTGAACGAGCACAAGGTGATGGCGCGGTCTGCCCGCTACCTAGAACTCAAGGCGCGCAGAGATGCCACCCGCGGCGATGTGGACGCCTTTTCCGACGCCGACTACCTGGACCTCATCGCGCTGTTCAACCTGGCCTGGATGGACTCGCTGAACCTGGCCCAGGATCCGCAATTCCAGGCCATCTCCCACAAGGGCGCGGGGTACACCCCCGAGGACATTCGCCTCATCCTGGCCAAGCAGCGCGAGGTGATCGCGAGCATCATCCCGGCCTACAAGGCGCTGGCGGCTCAGGGACAGGTGGAACTCACCACGTCGCCCTACTACCATCCCATCCTGCCGCTCCTCATCAGCACGGACTCGGCGCGGGTCGCCATGCCGGGCATCGCGCTGCCGAGCGTGGCCCTGGCGGCGCCCGAGGACGCGCGCGAACAACTGGCGCGCGCCGTCCAGGCCCACGCCGCGCGATTCGGCAAGAAGCCGGCGGGCCTGTGGCCGTCGGAGGGGGCGGTGGGCGCTGCCGTCGTGCCCCTGATCGCGGAGGCGGGGTTCGCCTGGTTCGCGTCCGACGAGGCCATCCTGGCCCGCAGCCTGGGGGTACGAATAGAGCGCGACGGCGCGGGCCATGTCAAGAACCCCTCCATCCTTTACCAGCCGTACTGGGTGGACGGCGGGGGTCGCCCCGTCGCCGCCGTCTTCCGCGACCACGCGCTGTCGGATCGCATCGGCTTCGTGTACCAGAGCATGAACCCGCAGGCCGCCGTGGACGACATGATCTACCGCCTGCACGTGATTCGCGAGCGGCTGGAGCCGGACGGCCTGCCCTACCTGGTGCCCATCATCCTGGACGGAGAAAACGCCTGGGAGTACTACGAGCAGAATGGCAATCCGTTCCTGAAGACCCTGTACCAGCGGCTGGGCGACGACCCGCTGCTGAAGCCCGTTACCGTGCGCGAATACCTGCGGAAGTACCCGCCGCGCGCGCGGATTGACCGCCTGTTCACCGGCTCGTGGATCAACGGGAACCTGGACACGTGGATCGGCGAGGAGAAGCACAATCGCGCCTGGGCGTGGCTTGCCCAGACCCGCCAGCGGCTGATGGACTGGCAGGCGGCACATCCCGACGCGCCCGCGCAACTCCTCGGCGACGCGTGGGAGCGCATCTACCAGGCCGAGGGCAGCGACTGGTTCTGGTGGTACTCCAGCCGCAACCGCTCGCCCATGCAGGCCGAGTTTGACTGGCTGTACCGTGCGCGGCTGCTGGACGTGTACCGAATCCTGGGCGAGACGCCGCCCCGCGACCTGGCCGAGTTGGACGCGGCGTGGGGCCGGCCCGACAACGCGATTCCTTTCATCCAGTCCGCCGCCAGCGGCTGGCCCGAAACGTGGGCCTGGGATCGGAGCCTCACGCTCGTTCCCCTGGCGGCGTCCCAGGGGGCTGCCCAGCGGGCCTACGTCCCCGTGCGGCGGCTTCGCCTGCACCGCGACGAGCAGAGCCTGCACCTGCGCCTGGAAACCTACGAGCCGATGGAGAGCCCGAACGTCATCGTGGACATCTGGCCGACCGGAGACGGCACCGGCGCTCCCTGGACGGCGCATCTCGCTGGCGACACATCGGCGGAGGCGGGCGTGCGGGTGCGCCGGGGCACGCACGACCTGTACTTGAGCATCCCGCTCGGCGCGGCGGGCATCGGGCGCTCGGCCAGCATCGGGTTGCGCGTCGCCCTCGTCCAGAAGGACGGGGAGAAGTGCTGGGTGCCATCGGAGGCTCCCGTCGCCCTTGTGCTGGATTCCATACAGGCATGAACGCAAATGCAAATGCGAATTATTGACAGCCGTCGCGCGTCTATGCTAAAATCGCGGCCATTCGGTGGGTCGGCACGCCCACCGAGAAGGGCGCAGTCTCCTGCCCTTCGGACTCCCGAAAGAACGCCGAGCGTCGGCTCACATTTGCGTTAGGGTCTCTTGCGCAACATGTGTTGCGTTAGCCCGTTCGCGTCTGTTGTTGGGCGCTTCAACCGAGATGGCGCGGCCATGCGGCGTTGTACAAGGCGGACCTAAGGGCGCTTTCGCGGCGGCCCACCTGGGAAAGCGCCGTTTTGTACAAGGGGGCGAAGACTCAATACTCTCAAGGAGGAGGCAATCGTGTCGGCACTGAGTCCACTAGAACAAGGCATGCTCTTTGGTGTCATCGGTGTAGCCTTTCTGAGCCTGCTCTACGCCTACTGGCTTTGGCGCGATACGGTGCGGCGAGACAAGGGCACCCCGGCCATGCAGCAGGTGTGGAGCGCCATCAAGGTGGGCGCCAACGCCTATCTCTGGCGGCAGTTGCGGACCATGCTGCCCATCCTGGGCGCGCTGGCCGTGGCGCTCTTCTTCAGCGTCTATGTGGTCAGGCCAAGCCATCAGGCCCTGGAGATGTTCGGCGGGAACGAAGCCGCCGCGAGGCTGGGCATCGGCTTCGGGCGGATGCTGGCCTTCATCGCGGGCGCCACTTTCTCCATCCTGGTCGGCCAACTCGGAATGCGCGTCGCCATTGAGGGCAACATCCGCGTAACCGCCATGGCCGTCAAGGAGAACTACAACGGCGCGCTGACCGTCGCCTATCGCGCCGGAACGTTCACCGGCATGCTGACTGACGGCCTGGGGCTGTTGGGCGGCACCATTATCTTCATGGTCTTCGGCAAGGCGGCCCCCGACGCCCTGCTGGGCTTCGGCTTCGGCGGCACGCTGGTCGCCCTCTTCATGCGAATCGGCGGCGGCATCTACACTAAGGCGGCCGATGTGGGCGCCGACCTGGTGGGCAAGGTGGAGCAGGGCCTGCCCGAGGACGACCCGCGCAACGCCGCCGTGGTCGCCGACCTGGTGGGCGACAACGTGGGCGACTGCGCCGGTATGGCCGCGGACATCTTTGAGTCCTACGAGGTTACCATCGTCTCCACCCTGATTCTAGGACTCTTCTTGTACGGCCTGACGGGGCATATCCAGTGGATTGTGTATCCCCTGATCGTGCGCGCCATCGGCGTCATCTCGTCCATCCTGGGCACCTTCACGGTTCCCATCTGGGAGAAGTTCCCCATCAAGTTCCTGCGCGCACGGGACGCCGAAGAGGCCATGTTCCGCTCCTACGAAGTGTCCTCCATCAACACCGTCATCTGGGCCTTCGTCTTCTCCATCTTCTACGCCCAGGAGTGGCAACTGGCCACGCTGAACGCCGTCGGCGTGGGCCTGGCCGTGGTGTTCAACCCGCTGACCTCGCTGTTCACCTCGCTCCACAAGAAGCCGGTGCAGGAGATCGCCGAATCCACCAAGACCGGCTCGGCCACGACCATTCTCTCGGGTCTGGCGGTGGGCATGGAGGCCAGCGTTTGGAGCCTGCTGGCCATCGTGGTGGCGCTGGCTGCCAGCCACCTGATCTTCCACAACGAGGGCCTGATCTACACCCTCTACGGCGTCGCCATGGTCGGCATCGGTATGCTTTCGCACACTGGCAACAATGTGGCCATGGATTCCTTCGGGCCGATTTCGGACAACGCCAACGGCATCGGCGAGATGGCCCATGTCGGCGAAAAGGCCTGGAAGATCCTGGCCGAGTTGGACGCGGTGGGCAACACCACAAAGGCGATCACCAAGCAGATCGCCATCGCCTCGGCCGTGGTCGCTGCCACGTCGCTCTTCTTCTCTTTTGTGGCCGACGCCCTGACGCTGCCCTACGGTGGGCTGGAAAGGATGGGAGTCAGCGAGTTCCTCAAGTTGCTGGACCAGGGCATCCCAGTCTCCACGCTGACGGGGACCATCGGCTTCCTGCTGGGCGGCGCGCTCCCGTTCTTGTTCTCCTCGTACTCGCTGCGTGCCGTGACGCGCGGCGCCAACCTGGTCGTGGACGAGGTGCGCAAGCAGTTCCGGGTCAAGGGCGTGCTGGAAGGCACGGTTACCCCCGACTATGGGAAGGTGGTGAGCATCACGACGGCCGCCGCGCAAAAGGAACTCATCAGCCTGGTGGCGCTCTCGGTGGCCCTGCCGCTGGTGGTGGGCATCGTCTTTGACGTCAAGGCGCTGGGGGCCTTCCTGGCTGGCGTGATCCTGAGCGGGCAGTTGCTGGCGGTCTTCATGGCCATCGCTGGCGGCGCGCTGGACAACGCCAAGAAGTACATTGAAGACGGGCACTTCGGCGGCAAGGGTTC contains these protein-coding regions:
- a CDS encoding PIG-L family deacetylase produces the protein MDILYLSPHLDDAALSCGGLIHQQTRAGLAVGVLTIFAGSAQTDVRSPFAQALEARWGAQGDAIAMRRREDEEALAVLGAQPIHWPYEDAIYRLHPRTGEPVYPDREAIFGDVSAHDPVKARTLASEVRRLWRKSGRPRLYAMLAAGQHVDHQVVQRAVLHLVERDGLEIAWYEDYPYAEDQDAVRQAVARSPLAALQPQSAHLTEEDLTAKLDAIACYRSQIPIFWQDEADMRRRVREHALRIGRGVPAEQYWVRGGNCIHE
- a CDS encoding YifB family Mg chelatase-like AAA ATPase; translated protein: MLAKVHSCAVVGLDGAVVEVEVDISGGLPSQTIVGLPDAAVQESKERVRAAIRNSGFVFPGTRLTVNLAPADIRKEGPAYDLPIAVGVLIATEQMPPIPADTLLLGELSLEGTVRHTNGVLPIASQARQLGFSTLLVPEADAPEAALVPDITVIPVHDLVSLVKHFLGLAPIPPFPHHVPNIDTDDLPTYCVDFSEIKGQEHAKRAVEVAAAGGHNVLMVGPPGAGKTLLARALPAILPKMTIDEALDATRIYSVADCLPPDVPLIRHRPFRAPHHTISHAGLVGGGRWPRPGEISLAHRGVLFLDELPEFGQRTLEVLRQPLEDKIVTIARAQGSLTFPANFMLVAAMNPCPCGYYGDPVRECTCSMSTISRYQKRISGPLLDRIDIHVEVPRVDYEKLSDDRRGEPSAVIRRRVQAARDRQQQRFAGTALTCNADMGPAEVREFCKIDDNGKSLMKSAMHQLQLSARAYHRILKLARTIADLEGSADIQLHHIAEALQYRPRKIV
- a CDS encoding glycoside hydrolase, which encodes MSHPLHVAILWHMHQPDYLDPRTGEYALPWVRLHAVKDYLRMAELQAQYPQVHATVNFVPSLLAQIEAYAEGAAQDRALKLSTQTAWSREDKAYILSLFFCVNEHKVMARSARYLELKARRDATRGDVDAFSDADYLDLIALFNLAWMDSLNLAQDPQFQAISHKGAGYTPEDIRLILAKQREVIASIIPAYKALAAQGQVELTTSPYYHPILPLLISTDSARVAMPGIALPSVALAAPEDAREQLARAVQAHAARFGKKPAGLWPSEGAVGAAVVPLIAEAGFAWFASDEAILARSLGVRIERDGAGHVKNPSILYQPYWVDGGGRPVAAVFRDHALSDRIGFVYQSMNPQAAVDDMIYRLHVIRERLEPDGLPYLVPIILDGENAWEYYEQNGNPFLKTLYQRLGDDPLLKPVTVREYLRKYPPRARIDRLFTGSWINGNLDTWIGEEKHNRAWAWLAQTRQRLMDWQAAHPDAPAQLLGDAWERIYQAEGSDWFWWYSSRNRSPMQAEFDWLYRARLLDVYRILGETPPRDLAELDAAWGRPDNAIPFIQSAASGWPETWAWDRSLTLVPLAASQGAAQRAYVPVRRLRLHRDEQSLHLRLETYEPMESPNVIVDIWPTGDGTGAPWTAHLAGDTSAEAGVRVRRGTHDLYLSIPLGAAGIGRSASIGLRVALVQKDGEKCWVPSEAPVALVLDSIQA
- a CDS encoding sodium-translocating pyrophosphatase, with translation MLFGVIGVAFLSLLYAYWLWRDTVRRDKGTPAMQQVWSAIKVGANAYLWRQLRTMLPILGALAVALFFSVYVVRPSHQALEMFGGNEAAARLGIGFGRMLAFIAGATFSILVGQLGMRVAIEGNIRVTAMAVKENYNGALTVAYRAGTFTGMLTDGLGLLGGTIIFMVFGKAAPDALLGFGFGGTLVALFMRIGGGIYTKAADVGADLVGKVEQGLPEDDPRNAAVVADLVGDNVGDCAGMAADIFESYEVTIVSTLILGLFLYGLTGHIQWIVYPLIVRAIGVISSILGTFTVPIWEKFPIKFLRARDAEEAMFRSYEVSSINTVIWAFVFSIFYAQEWQLATLNAVGVGLAVVFNPLTSLFTSLHKKPVQEIAESTKTGSATTILSGLAVGMEASVWSLLAIVVALAASHLIFHNEGLIYTLYGVAMVGIGMLSHTGNNVAMDSFGPISDNANGIGEMAHVGEKAWKILAELDAVGNTTKAITKQIAIASAVVAATSLFFSFVADALTLPYGGLERMGVSEFLKLLDQGIPVSTLTGTIGFLLGGALPFLFSSYSLRAVTRGANLVVDEVRKQFRVKGVLEGTVTPDYGKVVSITTAAAQKELISLVALSVALPLVVGIVFDVKALGAFLAGVILSGQLLAVFMAIAGGALDNAKKYIEDGHFGGKGSPAHKCAVEGDTCGDPLKDTAGPALNPMIKVVNLISLLAAPLIVENQGRPGMYVALALLLAILVWAIWQSKRDVSVGLG
- the lysS gene encoding lysine--tRNA ligase; protein product: MTERLTDQEQYRREKLAKLREKGVDPYPPRVARTHTAEEAKRAFEAAPEGAEVRVTVAGRILTVREMGKSTFAHIEDGSGRIQIYLRVDRLGEEAYDDFRRLFDIGDFVSVAGVVFRTRTGEITVLADSITLAAKTLRPLPDKWHGLKDTELRHRQRYLDLLANPEVRDIFRIRARAVAALRRFLDERGFLEVETPILQPIYGGAAARPFITHHNQLDQDLYLRISFELYLKRLIVGGYERVYEIGRDFRNEGISFKHNPEFTQLEFYQAYADYNDVMRTAEEMVAFTAREVLGTTKITYQGHEIDLTPPWRRIPLRDAIREATGVDYEKYPDAESLFKAIVAKGLDVEAKSSRGKLIDSLLGSYVEPNLIQPTFLIDYPIDVSPLAKKKPGSETTVERFEGFVAGMEICNAFSELNDPLDQRERFLAQARDFAAGDEEAHQMDEDFITALSYGMPPTGGFGMGIDRLTMLLADQPNIREVILFPHMRPRDRENA
- the greA gene encoding transcription elongation factor GreA; translation: MSQKPVFLTPDGLRKLQEELEYYKNVRRPEVATRIHSAKEEGDVTENAEYDDAKNEQAFIEGRILTLEQILNNYVLIEEGGTSDRVTLGSKVTIAEDGEPPETFQIVGSAEADPASGRISNESPLGKALLMRGVGETVQVQTPGGVRRIRIIALE